The genomic window GGCAGTAGATAATACCCTTAGAAATAATTTACAGATCAAACAGGCCGCATTTAGTGCTGCTTTAAGCAATGAAACGCTAAGTCAATCTAAAAATGCGCTTTTACCAACGCTTAACGGATCAGCAAGTTATAATAAAAACTTTGGCCGTAGCATCGATCCATCAACCAATCAGTTTATTTCACAGCAATTTTCATCAGCCAATGGTAGCTTAAGTGCAAGTGCCGATCTTTTTCAGGGCTTTCAGAAAATAAACCAGATCAGACAGAACAAACTTTTGCTTGCTGCCGATCAAACCAATGTAGAGAAAATCAAAAACGATTTAATTTTACAGGTGGTTACCTCATACATGCAGATTTTGTACAACAAAGATTTATTGGCGGCCTCGCAACAACAGTTGGATGTGGCTAAACAGACCTTAAAAAGGGAGCAAGCGCTGTTGGATGCCGGTAATAAAACCTTAGCAGATATTTCGCAGGCAAAATCTCAGGTAGCTACTGCCGAGTTAAATACTACGAATGCTCAAAATACATTATCGGTATCTTATTTAACTTTAAATCAATTGATGGAAATGCAACCAGAAAACAGATTTGAAGTAAAGGCACCTGTTGTTGCAGAAAACTATTCTTTGCAGAACAGTTATGATATTAATACAATTTTTACCAGTGCGGTAACTAGTTTCCCTGATATTAAGTTAGCATCATTGAGAACTGAAGCTGCATTAAGAGGAATTAGTGTTGCAAAATCTTCTTATTACCCAAGACTATCAATTGGAGCTGGGTTTAGGATCTAATTTTTCAAGCGGTA from Flavobacterium sp. W4I14 includes these protein-coding regions:
- a CDS encoding outer membrane protein TolC (product_source=COG1538; cath_funfam=1.20.1600.10; cog=COG1538; pfam=PF02321; superfamily=56954), with the protein product MPVQIEIIKVVYIDLKQIMKMFTKNKLITGFAFVIALSFANKANAQQVLTIQQAVDNTLRNNLQIKQAAFSAALSNETLSQSKNALLPTLNGSASYNKNFGRSIDPSTNQFISQQFSSANGSLSASADLFQGFQKINQIRQNKLLLAADQTNVEKIKNDLILQVVTSYMQILYNKDLLAASQQQLDVAKQTLKREQALLDAGNKTLADISQAKSQVATAELNTTNAQNTLSVSYLTLNQLMEMQPENRFEVKAPVVAENYSLQNSYDINTIFTSAVTSFPDIKLASLRTEAALRGISVAKSSYYPRLSIGAGFRI